The DNA window CCGCGCCGACCACCCGGCGGCTGGCCCGGCTGGTCGGGCCGTCCGCGGCCAAGCACCTGCTGTTCACCAGCGAGCTGGTCGACGCCGAGCGGGCGCTGCGGATCGGGCTGGTCGACGAGGTGCTGCCGGCCGACGGGCTCGCGGCGCGGGTGGCGGCGCTGACCGCCACCATCGCCGAGCGGTCCCGGCTCACCGTGGCGGCGGCCAAGGAGATCGTCGACGGGCGCGCCGACGACGATCGCATCGCCTGGTGGCACGCGCAGGTGCGGGAGAGCGGCGAGGCCCGCGAGGGGATCGCGGCGGTCAACGGCCGCCGGTCGCCGCGCTTCGGCTGGACCCCGCCGGCCGCCGGCTGACCGTCACCGGTGGGACCGGCGGGCGCCGCGCCGGAGGCGTACCTCCGACGCGACCCCCTGTGCCCGCCGGCCGTTCGTCACCGCGCCAGCGAGGCCCAGCTCGGCGTCACCGGCTCCCGCCGCAGCGGCATGCCCGCCTCGGCCGGGGTCCGGTCGCCCTTGCGCTGGTTGCACCCGTAGCAGGCGGCGGTGGTGTTCCCCCAGGTGTTCCGGCCACCGCGCGAGCGGGGCAGGATGTGGTCGATGGTGCTGGCCGGGCCGTCGCAGTAGGCGCACCGCCGGCCGTCGCGGCGCAGGACCCCGCCCCGGGACCAGGCCGGGCCGGCGCTGAACCGCCAGCGGGTCACCACGTACCGGACGAGGCGGACCACCCGCGGCATCGGGAAGACGCCGATCACCTGGTCCGGCTCGGCCTCGTGGATCTCGGCGACCCGCCGGCAGAGCATCCGGATCGCGTGCTGGACGGTGACCCGGTGCAGCGGGCCGAGGTCGGCGTTGATGACGAGGACGGCGTCCACCGGGCTCTCCTTTCACGATCGGTGGTACGGCAGCAAAAAGCCGCCCGGTCCGTGGCGGACGGGCGGCGACGACGGGGACGCGCGGACGCGTCAGTCGGGCCACCCGGCCGGGGGACCTTCGGCTCGGCAGCCGTCGCTGAGCAGCCACGACGGCATCGTGGTGGCGTGTCGCAGCGACATCGACGGCTCCCGGAGCGGTGGTT is part of the Micromonospora halotolerans genome and encodes:
- a CDS encoding HNH endonuclease is translated as MDAVLVINADLGPLHRVTVQHAIRMLCRRVAEIHEAEPDQVIGVFPMPRVVRLVRYVVTRWRFSAGPAWSRGGVLRRDGRRCAYCDGPASTIDHILPRSRGGRNTWGNTTAACYGCNQRKGDRTPAEAGMPLRREPVTPSWASLAR